gtgtttgacattTTGAAGCCATGCAATCTGTTTCCAGTTAGCAAGTTTCCTCCTCTTCTCATTCACTGATCGAAGTGTTGAGGCCAAGAAAATGCTCACAAAGGTCAATTAACATTCCTGTACAGCAATTTATTATTGTGCCCTTGACAGAGGGTAATTTTTGGGGAGACTAATCAAGGATCAATCATATTAACCATGCAAATGGAAAATTAAAAAGTAATACATCAAAAGTATGTTTTAGAGAGACATGGGCGAACGAATTCGGTTCCACAGCTTGTGGCCATATTCCTTCTAACTGTAGAGAAgcagcaacagtgatcctgtATTCACTTTAACCCCTGAagctgatgcttttttttttttttttttttttttggaaagcacCGAACGGTAGATTGCATCACTGCGTCGTAAAACTTTATCCACTTTCTCAGGCTTCACGCCAGCAAACGTTTAAACGAGTCTGTCTTGTTTTAAGGGGCTTTTATTGTAAAGTGGCAATGGTGATGATGGGACCAGGTCAAGGTTAAGCACATTTTCCGCACTTTTAAAGAGCAATTTTCAAGCTGTTCAGAATAACTGCAAAAAAAGCAGGCAGGGTTGATTATAGTTCTGTATTTTTTGGATAAATTCACTCTGCTGCTTGTTCGCTCCCACCTCAGAACTCAAGACAACTGTTCCAATGTTACATGTAGACCGCACGTTCAAACTCTCCCAAACATTCttcaagtaaataaagcttttcCACAGACCGTAAAAATCGCTGCCTCGGATCACTTAAGTTGTTTTGCAGCCCTTACTGACATTTTCTCCAAGACTTGTTCTTGACCACGCGAGCGCATACAGCTTTCTGCTTTGATGCTTAAATCATCTGCTCCCTAAAAgaggacattttgtttttctagttCTTTTGTTTGGCGCCAGAATTTAGCGTGTAGATTTTGGATTGCGATTTATCTCGATTCTCTTGCATAGTTTGAAATCCCTCAAGACAGTCGTTTAAGTCACATGCAGTCCGTCATGATGTTtcaaaggccttttttttttgtttgtgttctgGTGCTGCTGAGGCTTCGAAGGGTGTCTGGAACGAATGTTGTCAATAATCTCCCAAAAGGAAATTGCTAATAGACAGCTGGTAAAGTCTTTGCCTCTACGCTGCCTTCTTCCCTTACTCCACTTTCTGGAATTTGTCTTGCTGGTGACAAATATAGCAGTTTGTGGCAAAGAAATGTTGAGTCAAGCGTGCTATTAAATATTGTGTTATAGTTGTTGGTTGGGTAAGGCGAGGAAGCAGGGTACCGCTgtgtaaataattttaaaaaatataaaaataaaggcCTCCTCACTTGGAGTTGCAATAAATAATCGTCAAAACCTTCTCTTTTCtgcaatattatattatatattttttaaaatgataaaaaattgGCATTTGTGACAGTGTTTCTCATTTGCCCGCGGACGTTTACTGTGCCAACACTCTTGCGACGGAGACTTCCTGTTTCTGTGTGTTCCAGCACATTCTTGCCCGATAAGCTCATGCCAACACGCGGGCCCGACGCAGATGTCGTGCAGATGAATGTGAAAAATCCGTTCGGTGTCAGATGGCTCGGCGTGGGTGTGAATTCATTGTCGTCGTAATCTATGGAGACGGGCGCCCTTGTGGCGCAGACATGAGGACAAACATCCTTCCAAGTCCAACATGTATCCTGTATCAATATTTAGAGCCTTTACATGCCCAAGTAAGAACAGTCAGCCATATTGTTTTCTTCCCACATAACACGCTTTACGTTCCTTAAATACAAACCAGGACCACACATGATGGCAAACTCACTTGGAACTTTTTATTAACACTTAACTGCGCATGATAATGATAGCTATCTGTTCTAAAAACAAGGTGTATTATGACAAGAGGGGCAGGAAAAGAGTTGAGACACGTTGGTTTACGTCACCCAAACGAGATTTATTTTTCCCTCCGAATTCCAGCTTGGCTTCCTGTTAGCGAACAATTCCCATCAGATAGGTATCTTGTTATTATGCTATTGTTGTTCTGTCAACCTGTGATTGCTGTTTAGCAGGGAAAGAAAACAACAGGTAGCGACTCCAGAAGCAGGAAGTTTATTTTGTAAGTGGATGGGAAAGGCTCCTTTTTAAACTATGTGCTGACAGTGGAGAAACATATCATTTACTTTGGAGTGTAAATTGGAACAACGGCCAGAAAATTAAAATAAGCACAGAGCATTCCAGCACACTGTTCCTGCACTTGAAATGACCTTGTTGGACACAATTCAATTCCACGCCCTCTTCATCCGTTCACTTACTGTTTCTGTCTCAGGAGGCGCACCCAACAGCATTCCATTTAATTGGTGACTTTAAGAACTCAGCGTAGCatattatttgtgtgtgtttccttGTTTTTACTGTCATAAATCACGTGTGAAACAAATGTTTGGAAATTGTAAACAAAAAATATCAAAAGTAAGCAAAAAGGGGGCAATTTATCGGGGGGGGGGCAATATTCAAATGTCTGTCAAATACCATAATAGACTGCTCGTGTTCAGTACAAAGGTCTTTGTCGCCCTCTAGTGGCGGTTATTCAAGATTTGACCTGTTTTAACTGTTAATGTGCATTAAGTACTAAAATAGCAATTCTTGATACGGGCTAGAAATacgaaaaataaaaactgtttaACCGAATTTATTATTTAATCTTACTGCACAAGTGAACAAGTTGCTCAATATTGTTTCTTGCCTCCAGTTTTGAGTAATTAATGTAGTTTTAAATCGTGACTGATCTGACCAAAGattgtttcatttattttttttttttgtcacttcagAGACTGAAAAAATGTCAGCCCGCGTACAGTGTTCCTACTGTCGCGAAGACCTCGGCGGCAGGAGATTTGTGCGCAACGAGGGCCGGCCTACGTGCGTGCGCTGCCACACCAAGTTCTGCGCCAACAGCTGCGCCGAGTGCCACCGACCCATCTCCGTGGAATCCAAAGTAGTCACACATGCTCGCATTCATACAATACGGCACCAGGATGTGACACTGGTTCTCATCAGGAGCTGAACCACAAGGGTCGCTACTGGCACGAGGACTGCTTCCGATGCGCTAAGTGCTACAAACCGCTGGCCAAGGAGCCGTTCACCACCAAGGATGAACGCATCCTGTGTGGCAAGTGCTGCTCCAGAGAAGAAGCTCCACGCTGCCACACCTGCTATAAACCCATACTTGCTGGTTAGAACACAGTGTTTTGCATTGCTTATTAGCAATAAGCTCACATTGTGTGTCACCATCATCTCCAGGCACGGAGAGCGTGGAGTACAAAGGCAACTCATTCCACGACGAGTGTTTCACTTGCTGCCACTGCAAGCGACCAATGGCTTCGCAGAGCTTCATCGCCAAAGAGAGCGACGTTTACTGCAGCCCTTGCTACGACAGCAAGTTCGCAAAGATTTGCGTCTCCTGCAAAAAGGTAATTTAGGGAAACAGAAGAAGTGGCGATGCAAACTGATGTACTTTGATTCGTCTGTAGCCGATCATGACCGGAGGAGTCAACTACCAGGGGCAGCCCTGGCACGGTCACTGTTTCGTGTGTAGCTCCTGCTCAAAGCCTCTGGCTGGGTCCAGCTTCACCACCCACAAGGACCAGGCCTTCTGCGTGGACTGCTACAAGAGCACCGTGGCTAAGAAATGCAGCGGCTGCCAAATGGCCATCAcaggttcttttttctttttgcttccaTTCAATTTTGACATACCTGTGGTTTggtattcatgtttttttttcttttcatggggCAATTATAATGAGTGTCACCTTTTTGCAAATATGGGATGTTACAGAATCTCGAGATTGTTTTCCTCTCCACTCAGGTTTTGGCAAAGGGGTGAACGTGGTGAGCTATGACGGAGCCTCCTGGCACGAATACTGCTTCAACTGTAAGCAGTGCTCTCTCAGTCTGGCTAACAAGCCCTTCATAGCTAAGGGCCGGGACATCCTGTGCTCCGACTGCGGTGACAAGTAGAAAACCAAATCCCTCAATTCCTCAGAATGGTCCTCAATGGTGATAAAGATGTTTCAATGACTGCCCCATTGACGTACGTATTTTTTAGAGTCTATTTGTGTAGTCGCCGGTTTCCACCCCCCGTGCCCAATCAAGTTATCCAGACTCAGCCACAGTCCCTCGTGAGCATGGTGACCTCCGTGCCTGGCTGGAGGACCCCACAGCAGACATCCAACACTCAACCCGGCGTCATCCGCACCAGACACGGAAATTGGCTGTTCCTCATCGTGGGTAATTTGTATCATGCATCGCTATTGTTCTTTGTTTCTGCTAAGTCCCACAAAGGCGCCTGCAATTATGAACACACGAGCATCAGGACCAGGGAGGAGTCTGTTGCCAGGCAACTGGTGACAAGGCATTGTTCCTATCAAGCGTAGAAACACAGTTGTAATGTAAACTCCCAATTTCACATTGGACATTGAGTTATGTTGCTTTTTTACTGAATTGCTAACTGAATCTTTAGTGTGTAATTGCATTTTTCAGAATTATTACTGTACGAGAGACATTTGTAACTCAGTTTTTACCAACATGTATTATATGGTTGAAATGCCCTACAGTATTAGACTTTCTAATACTGTACATAAATAAATTCCATTCTCCAATTGAATGGATCTTGTGCTGTTCCGTTTGGCCATATCTGCACTGTACCATGACACTTTCTTGTAAAGTTCACTGCCACCATCTAGTAGTGGCGTACTGTAAAGCTCGCTCATGTCAAAATATTGATTAcaaggcaaagcaaaaaaaaaaaaaaaagcagactttAGGGTGACTACACcttaatatgtatattttgaaCAATTTCTTTCCAACAAACACACTTAACAAATATTTGGATTGTAAATTTGAGAACaaaaatatctgaacatttCCCCCCCTGCCCCCCAAACAGAACTTGAATGTCTAAACATGAAGGAGAACCGTTCAGGCGCTAAAGATGTCCACCTCCTTTTTGGCATTCCAGGGGCCGCTGCGGTTGCTTAGGAAGTGCTGCTTGATTAGCTTCTTTACAGTCTGGTAGACGCTTGCGTCCTCCTgaagcgcacacacaaacaaacacatccaCATGAAGGAGCTTAAAGCTTTAGAGCTCAGCAGACACGCTTTGAGACCCACCTTGATGCTGTGATAGGTGGGCCGATCCAGCAAGCAGCTGAGTCCGCCCACCCGAGCTGCTTTACGGAAGTAACTGTAGAGTGCTCTCTTGCACAGCCTGCTGGAGAAGCCGGGCCCGTTTACCGACGGGGAACTGCAAGGAAAAGTAAGTCAAGATTTGTGGAAAAATACTAATCAAATTGTGAGCATCATCTTGTTTCCATTTCATTCCAACAAATTGACATGAGATGTACCGGTGGTCAATGAAGCCTTTCCTGCTGTCAACCACTTCAATGTCTTTGTCTCCAAGGCACCAGTTGATGCTGAGGACATCGTGCTGCGGCGACTCATCAATGGGCTTAACCTCTTCGCAGCACAGGAACCTGGTGTCATATTTCTTGTAGAACGGTGGCAGGATGTCCTCCAAGCCGTTGCCCAGGCATTCACTGATAAAGTCCGACAAGTAGTTGGTGTACACCTTCTGGCCACCTTCGACGACACGACAACTTCAGAACACAACCCCTACTAGACTCGATGATAACGTATCAACGTAGTGTTGCTAGAGTTACCGAGCACCATGCTTGTGATGTAAAGtggctggatgaagtggctcagcAGAGCGCCCTGCACGCCCACAAAGGTCCAGAGACACAGCTTGTCGGTGCCCGAAATGCAGCACACTTTGGCCGCCCAGTGGTTCGGCTCAAGTAGGGTAGCGGGCACCAGTGACCCCTTGGCGTGATAATACAGCTTTAGGGGGGTCCAATCGTTGAGGTAGGAGCCCCTTAAGATGGCAACAAATGAGCTTGTCATTTACTTGGTAGTAGGTCATACTAGAGACAGGTATGCGTCCATTGTCTGAACACATTGGCACCTCATGTAGAAGTTTCTGGCAGCTCCTTCAGGACACTGATTGGTGTAAAGGTGCAGGCTGGTCTTGGCTTTGAGCTGAAGCTGCGGCCCGGCTCCGCTACTCTCGAATATGCATGCTTCCTTGGCCCGCGGGTCGGTGTCAAAGAAGAGCAGAAGCTGCTTGTAGAGGAACCTGAAGACAAAGATGGGATCTCAAACATAGAGTTTGGAGGAGTGACGGTGGCTTATGATAATGCCAGTCAGCGCACCTCTGGAGTGCCCGCCTGGCAATGATTATGGCGTGACAGTCGTGCACCATCGTCCCGTTGAAAACAAGCCAACCGGTGCAGCTGAAGCGACCGGTTCCCAACGCCACCACCTGGTAAGAATCACACGCACGCCCCGATGTGTCTGTCACTtctgtgggggggaaaaaaacaagttaaTTTGGGGAGATTCTTCTTACACTCGGTGGTATTTTTTCCTAAAGTTTAATTTGATGGGCTTAACAGACACTGCAAAGCGAAACGTAACTCTCACGAGGACAAACGCCGCCATGTGGCTCTTGCAAGCTTGGAAATCCGGACTCATCTTCAATAGGCTGTCGAATTTGTTGCTGCTTAATACCGTCACGTACTTTTTGTGGAAATCTGTATCCCAAACTAAACCATAGAAAGTGTGAACAATTTCaacaggaaaacaaaacatgatgcAGGCCATGAGTCTGTTTTTAACAGGCGCTGAACCTGGTGAAGAAGATGGCGTTTCTATGGCTGTTTCACTGGAATCCTTGTCAATGACAGCAGAGTTgtcttaaaaaacaaacacacaaagattATTGATCAAGAAATAATCGAACAGGATACGAGGGCTGATGTAGTAGTTTCAAAGACAGCTTGACAAGTACATTATGAATGCATCACCTTTTACAACCCCTGAGTCCAGGGTCTCCTCCACAGTGATGTCTTCCTCCAATGTTAAGTCTTCATCCCATGTTATGTCTTCCTCCGGTAGCAAACTGTAAGCTTGGGACATTCTGGCGCTGAGATGTAATCCTCAAATAACTATGGAAAATGACAGCGAAATTCGGTAAACGTCATCAAAAAGCACCTGCTGGCGGTTGCACTTCCAATTAGCGGCACCCCTCGTACTGCGTACATGTGCTTCTATCTTGCTGTAGAGAAGGTAATTAACAATTTGTTTCTTCTTCCATGTGCATTTTCAGATTGTTACCCGTTACTAATAAACTAGAAAAGTAAAGAAGTATAAATATTAACAGCGTTATAATAATACCTGTCGACGTTTCCTGGCATCCATTTCACATCCGAAAACTATTATTCGTATTCGTTTTATTCCAACGCATCGTCTCAAAAAATAGATTAAATATGACaaacaatacagaaaaatgacTCACAAGTTCACAATTTTTTTGTCGTACGTTGTTCACAATATGTGGCGTCGACAAATAGTTGAACAGTAAAGAGAAAAGAACTCGGCAAGATAATTGTTCGTCCGCGAGTAAACGTCTTCCTGATTGGTTCAATGTTTATCGCGGTCTCCAAGGACCAATTAGGCATCATCTTACTCAAAGGAAAAGAAATACTCAACAGACTTAAACTTTCGTCGATATTTTTAGCTCTAGTGTCCTTGAGTCAACTCTGCACTAATCTATGTGAGTTTTATTATGTTTTGATGGTCTACTAAAATTTCCAATGTACATTTACAGTAAACTGGGCCCTCTCTTTTACTGTTCAACATTGATACAATTGTAATTTGACATTTGAACATGTAGCATGTTTTCATTTACTTGCTCTATTCAAGCTAGGACTCGAACCTAAAATCCaaaaactgtgaggcagacatgccACCCATGCTCCACTGTTTATTTGCAAATAAATCTCAACTCAAATCTGTATCGGTGCTCCAAAGGATTGAGATGAAATGAAAAGGTGGCACTGGTCATTGTTTATGTATGGATGCAGTAAATAAGCAAATAGATACAGAACGGTTTGGGGAGTTCTATGAATATCAAATTGTGAAGATGAATCCTTCACACACGAGGACACGTGAGCAATCACTGTACATGCCGCATAAGTGCAAAGCATTATTTGCACTTTTGATATGTTCCCTTGATTATTATGAAATTCAATACTATTGAGCTCCTGCTTACCTTAAGAGAGCCAAATGGGGCCTTGTagagtgtgtgtgattgtgaaaTCACTCCTGCTGAGGCACAATGGAAAACTTCCCTAGTGTCATCCTCGCCTTCTCTTGTCTCTCGTTTCTATTTCTACCCCTTCGCCCCCTCCCcatttttgtcttttgattTCACACCCACGCAGCCGCTTACGGCTCACAGATTTCCCACTTTTtatcccttaaaaaaaaaaaaacactgtcccCTGCGTCCTCGCGtttaatttgttcttttttctctccatttATTGTCACAGCTTTTTGTGTTGGAAGATGGCAGAGAGGAAAACTGTGATAGTGTTTTTAAGTCAGCATATGTTGTGAGTGAGAGAGGCCGCGTGTTGCACATGTGAAAGTAAACACTGCTTGCGTGATGAGCATTTTCCCGACAAATCACAGCATTAAGTGGTGTTACAGGAAAACAATGGATTTGTGTCAATCTCTTTTTTGTgtcaactttttgttttttgtgtggcaGGACTGGATCAGTGGTATCTCTATTTATTTCAGTGGCAAAAGATGATGTGATGCTCTTAACTCAAATGTCCTGCGTCCTCTTCTTTTTACTATCCCCGTCTCTCTTTTAAGACAGGCGGATACAGAACACTATGGCCGCCTGCTCTTACCCTGTGGATGCAGCTTCATACATCTTTAAAGATGAGAGGGAGGCTCCACTTTCTCACGCCTCGTAGGACGAGgaaggagagagcgagagagcacaCGCCGACGTGCCTAACCCACACACTGAGTCGTGAAGAATCACCCTTTGTCTCACTTCTTTCCCCGCCTCTCCTGCATGGTGAGGTACTCCCCGAATATCGTGCCACTCTGGACGAATCTCATCAGGATAATAATtattcacacacaaacatctgCCTTTCCTTCTGTTGACCTTCCGCTTTGCTTTTTATCCAAATACGTCTATATATGCTACATCTGAAATTCTAAATATGGCTAACAATATTGtgaaacgtgtgtgtgtttgtgtgtatatatatatgtgtgtatactgTTAACGTAAGTgtgtatatccatccatccatccatccatccagactTTAAATATTTAACGATCATATTCCTGCCAATGCTAACACAAATGTAACGCTTACCACAAAGCTCCTTTTCCCTCATTAACATCTTTAACTGCGCCGCTCACGCCTGTCCTGTAACATCACTGTCTTTGCTCCCATGCGTGATGAAGCTCATATACCGCCTTCTGACACATGCTGAGCTATAAATAACCTTTCGCGATTGCGGCAAACGTGTTCCGTTAAACATGAATGAATTACATCGCTGTGTGCAACGACTGGCTCTCATTAACCTCAGAATAGAAAATGTAGTCCTAAATAATGTTGTCTACGTGGCACTCATAATAGTTtgttgcagaggataaagacttTATGACTTTATGCAGTGTTATTGTCTGTTTACGTGTGTTGCTTCatagtttgtgttcaaatatctctTGCTTAAAAGTAACACCGCAGTAATGGTGTTATTTGGCATTAGCACGGCCATGTAGTTTCCGATcattttgttagcattaagtgaAGGGACAAAAGTCTTAACGATGAGTTTGTTTTAACGACGCAATGTGTATGCCACCTTAAAAAGGTTTGGAGGCACTATTGGAAAGAGACGTATCGTCTTACATTACAGAACAGTGGGAATCTCTCATGCGAATGCAGAACAGATTTGCCTTGCATGTGAAAATgtcggggggagggggaggaacGCCCGTCGTCATCGCAGCAGGGGGGAAGACGCAGCGTGCATTTTCACATCGGCGAGGGTGCGAAAAGTATACTTTTCAAGGGCCTCAGCGGAAATGGTTCAGTTGGTACACTTAGTCAACCATGGGAGACTGGGCCATAtgttaattaa
The Syngnathus typhle isolate RoL2023-S1 ecotype Sweden linkage group LG15, RoL_Styp_1.0, whole genome shotgun sequence DNA segment above includes these coding regions:
- the LOC133167836 gene encoding four and a half LIM domains protein 1-like isoform X2; translation: MSARVQCSYCREDLGGRRFVRNEGRPTCVRCHTKFCANSCAECHRPISVESKELNHKGRYWHEDCFRCAKCYKPLAKEPFTTKDERILCGKCCSREEAPRCHTCYKPILAGTESVEYKGNSFHDECFTCCHCKRPMASQSFIAKESDVYCSPCYDSKFAKICVSCKKPIMTGGVNYQGQPWHGHCFVCSSCSKPLAGSSFTTHKDQAFCVDCYKSTVAKKCSGCQMAITGFGKGVNVVSYDGASWHEYCFNCKQCSLSLANKPFIAKGRDILCSDCGDK
- the LOC133167836 gene encoding four and a half LIM domains protein 1-like isoform X1, with the protein product MYPVSIFRAFTCPKTEKMSARVQCSYCREDLGGRRFVRNEGRPTCVRCHTKFCANSCAECHRPISVESKELNHKGRYWHEDCFRCAKCYKPLAKEPFTTKDERILCGKCCSREEAPRCHTCYKPILAGTESVEYKGNSFHDECFTCCHCKRPMASQSFIAKESDVYCSPCYDSKFAKICVSCKKPIMTGGVNYQGQPWHGHCFVCSSCSKPLAGSSFTTHKDQAFCVDCYKSTVAKKCSGCQMAITGFGKGVNVVSYDGASWHEYCFNCKQCSLSLANKPFIAKGRDILCSDCGDK